One Cervus canadensis isolate Bull #8, Minnesota chromosome 13, ASM1932006v1, whole genome shotgun sequence DNA segment encodes these proteins:
- the TMEM81 gene encoding transmembrane protein 81 has product MKTLATRFILGSLVLAFCLPLVVTLPKTLAIPEKLQEAVGKVVVNATTCTVTCGLGFKEETVCEVGPDGVRRKCKSQRLECLTSWVCGMLHFTVLIGKEFKLSCLSPDILEIGQEAFRFTWRLARGIISTDDEVFKPFQASSYFIKFQSIQEYDSGTYQCDVQLLKNLRLVKRLYFGLRVLPPNLVNLNFNQSLTEHQKLVDEGLEVSLDNYSRPQPPPWRKKVAVAVGVGVAGGVTAGVLVSTALCGGLRAAHSSSSLETLQPLLPKGGMLRTPD; this is encoded by the coding sequence ATGAAGACTTTGGCCACTCGTTTCATCCTTGGGAGCCTGGTGTTGGCCTTCTGTCTACCTTTGGTGGTGACTTTACCTAAAACACTGGCCATCCCTGAGAAACTGCAAGAAGCTGTGGGGAAAGTTGTCGTCAATGCCACAACCTGTACCGTCACGTGTGGCCTTGGCTTTAAGGAAGAGACTGTCTGTGAGGTGGGCCCTGATGGAGTGAGAAGGAAGTGTAAGTCTCAGCGCCTGGAATGTCTGACCAGCTGGGTCTGCGGAATGCTCCATTTCACCGTTCTCATAGGGAAGGAGTTTAAGCTGAGCTGTCTGagtccagacatcctggagatCGGGCAGGAAGCTTTCCGATTCACCTGGAGACTTGCTCGGGGAATCATCTCAACTGATGATGAAGTCTTCAAACCCTTCCAAGCCAGTTCCTACTTTATAAAGTTTCAGTCCATCCAAGAGTATGACTCTGGGACCTACCAGTGTGATGTGCAGCTGTTAAAAAACTTGAGACTCGTCAAGAGGCTCTATTTTGGGCTGAGGGTCCTTCCTCCTAATTTGGTGAACCTGAATTTCAATCAGTCCCTCACTGAGCATCAGAAGTTGGTAGATGAGGGCCTGGAAGTGAGCCTGGACAACTACTCCAGGCCGCAGCCCCCACCGTGGAGGAAGAAGGTGGCCGTAGCTGTGGGAGTGGGCGTCGCCGGTGGCGTGACTGCTGGTGTGTTGGTGAGCACCGCCCTCTGTGGCGGGCTGCGGGCGGCCCACAGCAGTTCCAGCCTTGAGACCTTACAACCGTTGCTGCCCAAGGGTGGGATGCTCAGGACGCCAGACTAG